A region of Gracilinanus agilis isolate LMUSP501 chromosome 3, AgileGrace, whole genome shotgun sequence DNA encodes the following proteins:
- the TSSK3 gene encoding testis-specific serine/threonine-protein kinase 3, which translates to MEDFLLSNGYQLGKTIGEGTYSKVKEAFSKKHQRKVAVKIIDKMGGPEEFIQRFLPRELQIVRSLDHKNIIQVYEMLESADGKTYLVMELAEGGDVFDCVLHGGPLPESRAKALFRQLVEAIRYCHGCGVAHRDLKCENALLQGYNLKLTDFGFAKVLPKTRRELSQTFCGSTAYAAPEVLQGIPHDSKKGDVWSMGVVLYVMLCASLPFDDTDIPKMLWQQQKGVSFPGHLGISAECQDLLKRLLEPDMILRPSIEEVSWHPWLANT; encoded by the exons ATGGAGGACTTTCTGCTCTCCAATGGATACCAGCTGGGCAAGACCATTGGGGAAGGGACCTATTCAAAAGTGAAGGAAGCATTTTCcaaaaaacatcaaagaaaagtGGCAGTTAAAATTATAGACAAGATGGGAGGGCCAGAAG AATTTATCCAGAGGTTCCTGCCGCGCGAGCTCCAGATCGTCCGCAGCCTGGATCACAAGAACATCATCCAGGTGTACGAGATGCTGGAGTCAGCCGACGGTAAGACCTACTTGGTGATGGAGCTGGCCGAGGGGGGAGATGTCTTTGACTGCGTGCTGCACGGTGGGCCTCTGCCCGAGAGCCGGGCCAAGGCCCTCTTCCGCCAGCTGGTGGAGGCCATCCGCTACTGCCACGGCTGTGGCGTGGCCCACCGCGACCTGAAGTGTGAGAACGCCCTGCTGCAGGGCTACAACCTGAAGCTGACCGACTTCGGCTTTGCCAAGGTACTGCCCAAGACACGGCGGGAGCTGAGCCAGACCTTCTGTGGCAGCACAGCCTACGCTGCCCCGGAGGTGCTGCAGGGCATCCCCCATGACAGCAAGAAGGGCGATGTCTGGAGCATGGGCGTGGTCCTCTATGTCATGCTGTGCGCCAGCCTGCCCTTTGATGACACGGACATCCCCAAGATGCTGTGGCAGCAGCAGAAGGGGGTGTCCTTCCCTGGGCACCTGGGCATCTCGGCTGAATGCCAGGACCTGCTCAAGAGGCTCCTAGAACCAGACATGATCCTCCGGCCTTCAATCGAAGAAGTTAGTTGGCATCCATGGCTAGCAAACACTTGA
- the BSDC1 gene encoding BSD domain-containing protein 1 isoform X3 codes for MAEGEDGGWWRSWLQQSYQVVKEKARLYSLQSDPATYCNEPDGPPELFEAWLAQFHLEEKKEEISSLLISSPSIRALYTKMVPAAVSHSEFWHRYFYRLHHLEQEEARRDALKQRAEQSVSEEPGWEEEEEEEKAAAILGPTPSAKGWASSPQSPSEESLGVVATHSSEVTPSESSESVSLVTQVVNPAFTPEAAALMQPAPTKDLSQKLLEATLEDPVPTADTGETGPPPVERPKPSTPTGRPSSSEPKPVIRVETLREEGPTDLRVFELNSDSGKSTPSNNGKKGSSTDISEDWEKDFDLDMTEEEVQLALSKADGSGELEDVEWEDWE; via the exons ATGGCGGAAGG GGAGGATGGAGGTTGGTGGAGAAGCTGGCTGCAACAGAGCTACCAGGTTGTCAAAGAGAAG GCTCGCCTATACAGCCTACAGTCAGACCCTGCAACATACTGCAATGAGCCCGATG GGCCTCCAGAGCTGTTTGAAGCTTGGCTAGCCCAGTTCCacttggaggaaaagaaagaagagatctcCAGTCTGCTCATCAGCAGCCCCTCCATCAGGGCCCTCTACACCAAGATG GTCCCAGCAGCTGTTTCCCACTCAGAATTCTGGCACCGCTACTTCTACAGGCTCCACCACTTAGAGCAG gaAGAGGCCCGGAGGGATGCTCTGAAACAGCGGGCAGAACAAAGTGTCTCAGAGGAACCAGgctgggaggaagaagaag AAGAGGAAAAAGCTGCTGCTATCTTGGGCCCTACCCCAAGTGCTAAGGGTTGGGCCAGCAGTCCTCAGAGTCCTTCTGAAGAGAGTTTGGGAGTTGTGGCTACACACTCATCCGAGGTCACCCCTTCAGAAAGCAGTGAGAGTGTCTCACTTGTGACCCAGGTCGTCAACCCTGCTTTTACACCTGAAGCCGCAGCACTAATGCAGCCAGCCCCTACTAAAGACCTCTCCCAAAAGCTTTTGGAAGCGACTTTGGAAGACCCTGTTCCCACAGCTGATACAGGAGAGACGGGCCCACCACCTGTGGAACGGCCCAAGCCTTCAACCCCCACTGGTCGTCCGAGCAGCTCTGAACCCAAACCAGTGATCAGAGTAGAGACTCTGAGAGAGGAGGGACCAACAGACTTACGGGTGTTTGAATTGAACTCGGACAGTGGGAAGTCTACACCTTCCAACAATGGGAAGAAAG GTTCCAGTACTGATATCAGTGAAGACTGGGAGAAGGACTTTGATCTGGACATGACTGAGGAGGAGGTGCAGCTGGCATTGTCCAAAGCCGATGGATCTGGAGAG CTGGAAGATGTGGAGTGGGAAGACTGGGAATGA
- the BSDC1 gene encoding BSD domain-containing protein 1 isoform X2, giving the protein MAEGEDGGWWRSWLQQSYQVVKEKSTEALEFMKRDLTEFSQVVQHDTACTIAATASVVKEKLTARLYSLQSDPATYCNEPDGPPELFEAWLAQFHLEEKKEEISSLLISSPSIRALYTKMVPAAVSHSEFWHRYFYRLHHLEQEEARRDALKQRAEQSVSEEPGWEEEEEEEKAAAILGPTPSAKGWASSPQSPSEESLGVVATHSSEVTPSESSESVSLVTQVVNPAFTPEAAALMQPAPTKDLSQKLLEATLEDPVPTADTGETGPPPVERPKPSTPTGRPSSSEPKPVIRVETLREEGPTDLRVFELNSDSGKSTPSNNGKKGSSTDISEDWEKDFDLDMTEEEVQLALSKADGSGELEDVEWEDWE; this is encoded by the exons ATGGCGGAAGG GGAGGATGGAGGTTGGTGGAGAAGCTGGCTGCAACAGAGCTACCAGGTTGTCAAAGAGAAG TCCACAGAAGCCCTGGAATTCATGAAACGGGACCTAACAGAATTTAGCCAGGTGGTACAACATGACACAGCATGTACCATTGCAGCCACTGCCAGTGTGGTCAAGGAAAAGCTGACT GCTCGCCTATACAGCCTACAGTCAGACCCTGCAACATACTGCAATGAGCCCGATG GGCCTCCAGAGCTGTTTGAAGCTTGGCTAGCCCAGTTCCacttggaggaaaagaaagaagagatctcCAGTCTGCTCATCAGCAGCCCCTCCATCAGGGCCCTCTACACCAAGATG GTCCCAGCAGCTGTTTCCCACTCAGAATTCTGGCACCGCTACTTCTACAGGCTCCACCACTTAGAGCAG gaAGAGGCCCGGAGGGATGCTCTGAAACAGCGGGCAGAACAAAGTGTCTCAGAGGAACCAGgctgggaggaagaagaag AAGAGGAAAAAGCTGCTGCTATCTTGGGCCCTACCCCAAGTGCTAAGGGTTGGGCCAGCAGTCCTCAGAGTCCTTCTGAAGAGAGTTTGGGAGTTGTGGCTACACACTCATCCGAGGTCACCCCTTCAGAAAGCAGTGAGAGTGTCTCACTTGTGACCCAGGTCGTCAACCCTGCTTTTACACCTGAAGCCGCAGCACTAATGCAGCCAGCCCCTACTAAAGACCTCTCCCAAAAGCTTTTGGAAGCGACTTTGGAAGACCCTGTTCCCACAGCTGATACAGGAGAGACGGGCCCACCACCTGTGGAACGGCCCAAGCCTTCAACCCCCACTGGTCGTCCGAGCAGCTCTGAACCCAAACCAGTGATCAGAGTAGAGACTCTGAGAGAGGAGGGACCAACAGACTTACGGGTGTTTGAATTGAACTCGGACAGTGGGAAGTCTACACCTTCCAACAATGGGAAGAAAG GTTCCAGTACTGATATCAGTGAAGACTGGGAGAAGGACTTTGATCTGGACATGACTGAGGAGGAGGTGCAGCTGGCATTGTCCAAAGCCGATGGATCTGGAGAG CTGGAAGATGTGGAGTGGGAAGACTGGGAATGA
- the BSDC1 gene encoding BSD domain-containing protein 1 isoform X1, whose amino-acid sequence MAEGEDGGWWRSWLQQSYQVVKEKSTEALEFMKRDLTEFSQVVQHDTACTIAATASVVKEKLTTEGSSGATEKMKKGLSDFLGVISDTFAPSPDKTIDCDVITLMGTPSGTTELYDSAKARLYSLQSDPATYCNEPDGPPELFEAWLAQFHLEEKKEEISSLLISSPSIRALYTKMVPAAVSHSEFWHRYFYRLHHLEQEEARRDALKQRAEQSVSEEPGWEEEEEEEKAAAILGPTPSAKGWASSPQSPSEESLGVVATHSSEVTPSESSESVSLVTQVVNPAFTPEAAALMQPAPTKDLSQKLLEATLEDPVPTADTGETGPPPVERPKPSTPTGRPSSSEPKPVIRVETLREEGPTDLRVFELNSDSGKSTPSNNGKKGSSTDISEDWEKDFDLDMTEEEVQLALSKADGSGELEDVEWEDWE is encoded by the exons ATGGCGGAAGG GGAGGATGGAGGTTGGTGGAGAAGCTGGCTGCAACAGAGCTACCAGGTTGTCAAAGAGAAG TCCACAGAAGCCCTGGAATTCATGAAACGGGACCTAACAGAATTTAGCCAGGTGGTACAACATGACACAGCATGTACCATTGCAGCCACTGCCAGTGTGGTCAAGGAAAAGCTGACT ACTGAAGGTTCATCAGGAGCAACAGAGAAGATGAAGAAGGGGCTCTCTGACTTCCTTGGGGTGATCTCAGATACATTTGCTCCTTCCCCTGACAAAACCATTGATTGTGATGTCATCACCTTGATGGGCACACCATCAGGAACTACTGAACTTTATGATAGTGCCAAG GCTCGCCTATACAGCCTACAGTCAGACCCTGCAACATACTGCAATGAGCCCGATG GGCCTCCAGAGCTGTTTGAAGCTTGGCTAGCCCAGTTCCacttggaggaaaagaaagaagagatctcCAGTCTGCTCATCAGCAGCCCCTCCATCAGGGCCCTCTACACCAAGATG GTCCCAGCAGCTGTTTCCCACTCAGAATTCTGGCACCGCTACTTCTACAGGCTCCACCACTTAGAGCAG gaAGAGGCCCGGAGGGATGCTCTGAAACAGCGGGCAGAACAAAGTGTCTCAGAGGAACCAGgctgggaggaagaagaag AAGAGGAAAAAGCTGCTGCTATCTTGGGCCCTACCCCAAGTGCTAAGGGTTGGGCCAGCAGTCCTCAGAGTCCTTCTGAAGAGAGTTTGGGAGTTGTGGCTACACACTCATCCGAGGTCACCCCTTCAGAAAGCAGTGAGAGTGTCTCACTTGTGACCCAGGTCGTCAACCCTGCTTTTACACCTGAAGCCGCAGCACTAATGCAGCCAGCCCCTACTAAAGACCTCTCCCAAAAGCTTTTGGAAGCGACTTTGGAAGACCCTGTTCCCACAGCTGATACAGGAGAGACGGGCCCACCACCTGTGGAACGGCCCAAGCCTTCAACCCCCACTGGTCGTCCGAGCAGCTCTGAACCCAAACCAGTGATCAGAGTAGAGACTCTGAGAGAGGAGGGACCAACAGACTTACGGGTGTTTGAATTGAACTCGGACAGTGGGAAGTCTACACCTTCCAACAATGGGAAGAAAG GTTCCAGTACTGATATCAGTGAAGACTGGGAGAAGGACTTTGATCTGGACATGACTGAGGAGGAGGTGCAGCTGGCATTGTCCAAAGCCGATGGATCTGGAGAG CTGGAAGATGTGGAGTGGGAAGACTGGGAATGA